From Planctomycetota bacterium, a single genomic window includes:
- a CDS encoding glycosyltransferase family 39 protein gives MPWGLLTRAASTPPPVRAGIVVAVCVLLFFVGMGRSGLSGSEGFRAIPAWEMLRSGDWSVTTLFGTPYLRKPPGIVWAIASSSAVLGETEVAARLPSAIAATLACLLVWGAGTRWFGPVPGVAAGLAMGVVPVVWMPARSAEIEALHNLLVLSAAVLIVDRLAFRDAVAWRGRALVAGGLALASAGMLLTKGPAGFPALAGLVVGACIAGRGVRPLRAWDAWAGLALGAGVFAWWTVAMRERMERLPVPPVLEDADFLWRAGKELDVALLVPAALAGALPWAIALPFALRRGTGSPADRAALSVSAGAIAGLACYAILGVDNPRYAMPSVVLVPLVYGAAIRRHAASRGAEHAWGRRLLLGRPLVPLGFMTLVGVFYCQWYEHWRQVRHSGRSAAVALADVLPDGASVVADELLDTRPEMLWYASREKEHRGGRLDIAWVPGLPPNAVPAHAYVLLRCDALPRLNRPPEMEVVAGRRDIQDRPVEHRGAVHKFEYELRGPVR, from the coding sequence GTGCCATGGGGACTGCTCACGCGCGCTGCCTCGACGCCGCCGCCCGTGCGAGCGGGGATTGTCGTTGCTGTGTGCGTGCTGCTGTTCTTCGTGGGGATGGGGCGGTCCGGGCTGTCGGGCAGCGAGGGCTTCCGGGCGATCCCCGCGTGGGAGATGCTGCGCTCGGGCGACTGGTCGGTGACCACGCTCTTCGGCACGCCCTATCTGCGCAAGCCGCCGGGCATCGTGTGGGCGATCGCGTCGTCGAGCGCGGTGCTGGGTGAGACGGAGGTCGCCGCGCGCCTGCCGTCCGCGATCGCCGCGACGCTCGCCTGCCTGCTGGTCTGGGGCGCCGGCACGCGTTGGTTCGGGCCGGTGCCGGGCGTGGCGGCGGGGCTGGCGATGGGCGTGGTGCCGGTCGTGTGGATGCCCGCGCGCAGCGCGGAGATCGAAGCGCTGCACAACCTGCTGGTCCTGAGCGCGGCGGTCCTGATCGTCGATCGGCTCGCGTTCCGCGACGCGGTCGCCTGGCGCGGGCGCGCGCTCGTCGCGGGCGGGCTCGCCCTGGCGAGCGCGGGGATGCTGCTCACCAAAGGGCCCGCCGGGTTCCCCGCGCTCGCGGGGCTGGTCGTGGGGGCGTGCATCGCCGGACGGGGCGTGCGCCCGCTGCGCGCCTGGGACGCGTGGGCGGGGCTCGCCTTGGGCGCGGGCGTGTTCGCCTGGTGGACCGTCGCGATGCGCGAGCGGATGGAGCGCCTGCCCGTGCCGCCGGTCCTGGAGGACGCCGATTTTCTCTGGCGTGCAGGCAAGGAACTGGACGTGGCACTCCTGGTGCCGGCGGCGCTGGCGGGGGCGCTCCCGTGGGCGATCGCGCTGCCCTTCGCGCTGCGCCGCGGCACGGGCTCGCCCGCGGATCGTGCCGCCCTGAGCGTGAGCGCGGGCGCGATCGCGGGCCTGGCGTGCTACGCGATCCTCGGCGTGGACAACCCCCGCTACGCCATGCCGAGCGTGGTGCTCGTCCCGCTCGTGTACGGGGCGGCGATCCGGCGGCACGCCGCCTCCCGCGGCGCCGAGCACGCCTGGGGGCGCAGGCTCCTCCTCGGACGCCCCCTCGTCCCGCTCGGCTTCATGACCTTGGTTGGCGTCTTCTACTGCCAGTGGTACGAGCATTGGCGCCAGGTGCGCCACAGCGGCCGATCCGCGGCCGTGGCGCTCGCCGACGTCCTTCCGGACGGCGCGAGCGTGGTGGCCGACGAGCTCCTCGACACCCGCCCGGAGATGCTCTGGTACGCGAGCCGGGAGAAAGAGCACCGCGGGGGACGGCTGGACATCGCGTGGGTGCCGGGCCTGCCCCCGAACGCGGTGCCGGCGCACGCGTACGTGCTGCTGCGATGCGACGCGCTGCCGCGGCTCAACCGTCCGCCGGAGATGGAAGTTGTTGCCGGCAGGAGAGATATCCAAGACCGCCCGGTAGAGCACCGGGGGGCGGTGCACAAGTTCGAGTACGAGCTTCGGGGCCCCGTTCGGTAA
- the recR gene encoding recombination mediator RecR yields the protein MGDPASRRSTGSAPRAGSNAAYPKAVDDLVAHFARLPGIGRRTAERLAFHVLKSDEAAAHALARAIDAVKSDVRHCDVCWHLSDASRCAICGDERRDRTRVLVVEQPKDLIALEQSGMYRGLYHVLMGRLSPLEDIGPDELSIPSLLERLDHPERNPGGVAVREVILGLNPTLEGDGTTLYLADALRARGVAVTRLARGLPSGQSLETANKAVLADAITGRQNVL from the coding sequence ATGGGCGACCCCGCTTCTCGGCGATCGACCGGCTCGGCGCCCCGCGCCGGGTCGAACGCGGCGTACCCCAAGGCGGTGGACGACCTCGTCGCCCACTTCGCCCGCCTGCCGGGCATCGGCCGACGCACGGCGGAGCGCCTGGCGTTCCACGTGCTGAAGTCGGACGAGGCGGCGGCGCACGCGCTGGCGCGCGCCATCGACGCGGTGAAGTCCGACGTCCGCCATTGCGACGTGTGCTGGCATCTGTCCGACGCGTCTCGCTGCGCGATCTGCGGGGACGAACGGCGCGACCGCACGCGCGTGCTGGTGGTGGAGCAGCCCAAGGACCTCATCGCGCTGGAGCAGTCGGGGATGTACCGCGGGCTGTACCATGTGCTCATGGGACGCCTCAGCCCGCTCGAGGACATCGGCCCGGACGAGCTCTCCATCCCGTCGCTGCTGGAGCGCCTCGATCACCCGGAGCGCAACCCCGGCGGCGTCGCGGTCCGGGAGGTCATCCTGGGGCTCAACCCGACGCTGGAAGGTGACGGCACCACGCTGTACCTCGCCGACGCGCTGCGGGCGCGCGGGGTGGCGGTGACGCGCCTGGCCCGCGGGCTGCCCAGCGGACAGTCGCTCGAGACCGCGAACAAGGCCGTGCTCGCCGACGCCATCACCGGACGCCAGAACGTCCTCTAG